The following proteins are co-located in the Plasmodium vinckei vinckei genome assembly, chromosome: PVVCY_11 genome:
- a CDS encoding prefoldin subunit 6, putative — protein sequence MSQDKITKLIKEINTLKSSCEKINSQLEELITQKVENEILLEEVKNLEQDAVLHKLTGLVLVREEKTKCYDTITRRIHYISGEIESRKKVITNSEEKLKKLFSDLEAYSNQRKIAIPQA from the exons atgtCTCAAGATAAAATCACCAAATTAATTAAGGAAATAAATACCCTAAAATCAA gttgtgaaaaaattaattctCAATTAGAAGAATTAATAACCCAAAAAgtagaaaatgaaattctCCTTGAG gaagttaaaaatttagaaCAGGATGCTGTCCTTCATAAATTAACAGGATTAGTATTAGTTCGtgaagaaaaaacaaaatgttACGACACAATAACAAGGAGGATACATTATATCTCTGGAGAAAt TGAAAGCCGGAAAAAAGTTATTACCAACTCGGaggaaaaattaaaaaaactttttagTGAT CTGGAAGCCTATTCAAACCAAAGGAAAATCGCCATCCCACAAgcataa
- a CDS encoding EKC/KEOPS complex subunit CGI121, putative has protein sequence MINRKLYIQDETVDVTLNLFKNVTNSKDVLEIYNKKSVDICSSDQQNKFFLILDSQLVFNEGHILHSIYRGYHNFKTKKKITKNIILEIFFLLSSHDNINECINQYKMNEKSTSIIYVGVNMPNDQMEEVTKIIQGESTNFDEISSLHCEKKILEYFNTDINNIDRFIYHNIASKKINLN, from the exons atgataaatcgTAAATTATACATACAAGACGAAACAGTTGATGTTactttaaatttatttaaaaatgtaacaaATTCAAAAGACGTTCTcgaaatttataataaaaaaagtgttGATATATGTTCATCCGATCAGCAAAATAAGTTCTTTCTTATTTTGGATAGTCAATTG GTTTTTAATGAAGGTCATATATTACATAGTATTTATAGGGGATACCACAATTTTAAGACAAAGAAAAAGATAaccaaaaatataatattggaaatattttttctgttATCATCTCATGATAAT ATCAATGAATGTATAAATCAGTACAAGATGAATGAGAAATCGACTTCCATAATTTATGTAGGTGTGAATATGCCAAATGATCAG ATGGAAGAAGTTactaaaataattcaaGGGGAAAGTACCAATTTTGATGAAATATCTTCTTTAcattgtgaaaaaaaaatattagaatATTTCAATACagacataaataatatcgatagatttatttatcataatattGCATCAAAGAAAATTAATCTTAACTAA
- a CDS encoding inositol-3-phosphate synthase, putative — MESYKGLNFSASKESGSNFYKKDEHFLNVKYVKEEDSNCVYSNYEHTEVEVKKDIKNGVVECKQVKNNYKILTEKIKAKKLGILIIGIGGNNSTTMLGGICANAKNITYLDKYEKKKPNYLGSILLSSNIRLGYDKIEKEHSYCPIYNIVELYNPENIVYGGWDINNLNLKDCLIRNKVFDRDLVEKIKDDLDYVPLKSVYFKGNFIAANQQKRVNNILFGKNKLEILEQVRNQIKEFKKQNQLTDVIVLWSGNTERNIPHIPGINDTVQNILLACQNNHESISPSIIYALASVLENCPFINSSPQNTLVNGVVQLAEQKGIFIIGNDLKTGQTKMKNLLLDTFFGTGLKPKSIVSYNHLGNNDGKNLSSDSQFYSKKVSKSNLICDYVKANENMFVDDNFEDAYTNKDNDYCKGDSLTQTDVECEEMKNGYNYSDDIEKQKVNSEIVIKYIPYVGDDKKAMDEYINEIFMNGKNIISLYNVCQDSLLASPILIDLILLVELSQRVYFKSDKINEKVSANNTTPLASTIKVGSYELKHDMLSNKHDGYRKMDSVLFLSSIFCKSPFNSNEYKTRHSFFSQIESLLNFIRIISGLPIDAHIDLSYMV; from the exons ATGGAAAGCTATAAGGGATTAAACTTTTCAGCCTCAAAGGAATCAGGCagcaatttttataaaaaggatgaacattttttaaatgtaaaatatgtaaaagaAGAGGATTCAAATTGTGTTTACTCAAATTATGAGCATACAGAAGTTGAAGTAAAAaaggatataaaaaatggagtAGTAGAATGTAAGCaagttaaaaataattataaaattcttactgaaaaaataaaagcaaaaaaattaggaatattaataattggTATTGGTGGAAATAATTCAACAACTATGTTAGGAGGTATATGTGcaaatgcaaaaaatataacatatttagataagtatgaaaaaaagaaaccaAACTATTTAGGTAGTATCCTTTTATCATCTAACATTAGATTAGGTtatgataaaattgaaaaagaaCATTCTTATTGccctatatataatatagttgaattatataatccAGAAAATATAGTTTATGGTGGTTGggatattaataatttaaatttaaaagattGTTTAATTAGAAATAAAGTTTTTGATCGTGATTtagttgaaaaaataaaagatgatTTAGATTATGTACCTTTAAAGAgtgtatattttaaaggGAATTTTATTGCTGCTAATCAACAAAAAAgagtaaataatatattatttggaaaaaataaattagaaATTTTAGAACAAGTTAGAAATCAAATTaaagaatttaaaaaacaaaatcaaTTAACAGATGTTATTGTATTATGGTCAGGTAATACTGAAAGAAATATACCACATATACCAGGAATTAATGATACTGTTcagaatatattattagcaTGCCAAAATAATCATGAATCTATTTCACcaagtattatatatgctttAGCATCTGTTTTAGAAAATTGTCCATTTATAAATAGCAGTCCTCAAAACACTTTAGTAAATGGTGTTGTTCAATTAGCAGAACAAAAAGGAATATTCATAATTGGAAATGATTTAAAGACAGGTCAAACTAAAATGAAGAACCTTCTTTTGGACACTTTCTTTGGAACAG GATTGAAACCCAAAAGTATTGTCTCGTATAACCACTTGGGAAATAACGATGGAAAGAATCTTTCATCAGATAGCCAATTTTATAGCAAAAAAGTTTCTAAAAGTAATTTGATATGTGATTATGTAAAGGCTAACGAGAATATGTTTGTTGATGACAATTTCGAAGATGCATACacaaataaagataatgaTTATTGTAAAGGAGATAGCTTAACACAAACAGATGTAGAATGTgaagaaatgaaaaatggatataattattcagatgatattgaaaaacaaaaagtcAATAGTGaaattgtaataaaatatattccatATGTAGGAGATGATAAAAAAGCTATGgatgaatatattaatgaaatattcATGAatggtaaaaatataatatctttatataatgtttGTCAAGATTCTTTATTAGCTTCTCCAATTTTAATTGATCTTATACTTCTTGTTGAATTATCACAAAGagtttattttaaatctgataaaataaatgaaaaggTATCTGCAAATAATACTACACCATTAGCTAGTACTATTAAAGTTGGTAGTTATGAATTAAAACATGATATGTTAAGTAATAAACATGATGGTTATAGAAAAATGGATAgtgttttatttctttcaaGTATTTTTTGCAAATCTCCTTTTAATtctaatgaatataaaaccAGACATTCATTCTTTTCACAAATTGAGagtttattaaattttattcgAATAATATCTGGTCTTCCTATAGATGCACATATAGATCTTTCCTACATGGTGTAG
- a CDS encoding apical rhoptry neck protein, putative, which produces MKKIYLFFLILLININININYCLSKKNIKRKAHLRNNLDNTNTINIKDEWHNDNTENVKDLLKKEEKKINKHNNPKKLNDHNIKNEKSDNNNNSTYSFMSLNFIPFIGHSSGYPYGSSIPPNEMGVHFYNYEKSPTIQYMLIDEERKNSFLYIVFLVASFAVVVLVAFFIFKFFFKL; this is translated from the coding sequence ATGAAGaagatatatttgtttttcctcattttattaataaatataaacataaatataaattattgtttatccaaaaaaaatataaaaagaaaagcaCATTTAAGAAACAATTTAGACAATACAAAtacaattaatataaagGATGAATGGCATAATGATAATACAGAAAATGTAAAAgatcttttaaaaaaggaagagaagaaaataaataaacataataatcCCAAAAAACTTAATGatcataatattaaaaatgaaaaaagtgataataataataatagtacatattcatttatgtctttaaattttattccaTTTATTGGGCACTCATCGGGTTATCCCTATGGAAGTTCAATCCCCCCAAATGAAATGGGTgtgcatttttataattatgagAAAAGTCCAACAATACAATATATGTTAATTGAtgaagaaagaaaaaattctTTTCTTTACATAGTTTTTCTCGTTGCATCATTTGCTGTAGTTGTGCTTGtagctttttttatatttaaatttttttttaagttataa
- a CDS encoding glutathione synthetase, putative — protein sequence MEKEINDFYEIIQKEITNYFLVPKGKNEYLSHERINILIQDIVTSLNCNGYYIHTKPINNEKKRIINDNAILSCPPKLFSFILFPQKLNKDLLNLCKKCTLLFSEIFDNIVCDLPFLLRVLENVKGNDEFSKKIIDICERVYLSKENGRDINNEIRCIIGRSDYMKHDGNMGNDSEIKQIEYNTISVAFGNLSSIVFEAHKNMIKEIYKEYFPCMNEQSKEEIFEILDKKFDNNFLEGIVTCIEKAHNIYIENASKFENGKNKVITISILYDDINNFDRYKTKDELSKLGISQRYFTIKQLENLFEKKKIFLNYTDETLNESINRLMNNANKCNERKIRPGKLMINLNDDNVNSDIGNIIEQYKKNIFEVSVIYFRALYAPSHYNEIMWELREMMEFSDAVKIPSLPYQLVGLKKIQMLLLDDEILRKYISIDLNKNKKSEEQILNDMKMIKKTFALQIDPSLNKHSDIISYAIKNEDKFILKPQREGGQNNLYGNDVKEKLMLYYKPEEKNKLSFYVLMEKLFPSPFPAIHCKIKEANKNDEQKNYEQKNGSNYCDKEDTQFIEFSLEQSISEFGFFHNIIFFKDKNILNEQKGYLVRTKNVNENEGGAICGISSLDSVFLV from the coding sequence atggaaaaagaaataaacgATTTTTATGAGATAATTCAAAAGGAGATAACAAATTATTTCCTAGTACCAAagggaaaaaatgaatatttaagtcatgaaagaataaatatattaattcaaGATATAGTAACTTCACTAAATTGTAATGggtattatattcatacaAAACCAATTaacaatgaaaaaaaaagaataataaatgataatgcAATTTTATCTTGTCCCCCTAAATTGTTTTCTTTCATATTGTTTCcccaaaaattaaataaagatttattaaacttatgtaaaaaatgtacaCTACTTTTTTCAGaaatttttgataatatagTTTGTGATttaccttttttattaaggGTATTAGAAAATGTAAAGGGGAATGATGaattttctaaaaaaataatagacaTATGTGAAAGGGTATATTTAAGTAAAGAAAATGGAcgagatataaataatgagaTTCGATGTATAATTGGAAGATCAGATTATATGAAGCATGATGGGAATATGGGTAATGATAgtgaaataaaacaaatagaaTATAATACAATATCAGTTGCCTTTGGTAATTTATCAAGTATTGTTTTTGAAgcacataaaaatatgattaaagaaatatataaagaatattttcCTTGTATGAATGAACAAAGTAAAGAGGAAATATTTGAAATCTTAGacaaaaaatttgataataattttcttgAAGGTATTGTTACCTGTATAGAGAAAgctcataatatttatattgaaaatgCTAGTAAATTTGAGAATGGCAAAAATAAAGTCATAACGATATCCATATTGTATGATgatataaacaattttgatagatataaaacaaaagatGAACTAAGCAAATTAGGAATTAGTCAACGatattttacaataaaACAATTGGAAAacttatttgaaaaaaaaaaaatatttttaaattacaCAGATGAAACATTGAACGAGTCGATAAATAGACTCATGAATAATGCTAACAAATGtaatgaaagaaaaataagacctggaaaattaatgataaatttaaatgatgataatgTTAATAGTGATATTGGTAATATAATTGAAcaatataagaaaaatatttttgaagttagtgtaatttattttagaGCCTTATATGCACCTTCACATTATAATGAGATAATGTGGGAGTTAAGGGAAATGATGGAATTTAGTGACGCTGTTAAAATTCCTTCTTTACCTTATCAGCTAGTTgggttaaaaaaaattcaaatgttattattagatgatgaaatattaagaaaatatatttctattgatttaaataaaaataaaaaatcagaAGAACAAATATTGAATGATATGaagatgataaaaaaaacatttgcTTTACAAATCGATCCATCATTAAATAAACATTCAgatattatttcatatgcaattaaaaatgaagataaatttatattaaagcCACAAAGAGAAGGTGGACAAAATAATCTATATGGTAATGATGTTAAGGAAAAGTTAATGCTTTATTATAAACCagaggaaaaaaataaattatctttttatgttttaatgGAGAAACTATTTCCATCACCATTTCCAGCTATTCATTGTAAAATAAAGGaggcaaataaaaatgatgaacagaaaaattatgaacagAAAAATGGTTCGAATTATTGTGATAAGGAAGATACACAATTTATCGAATTTTCACTTGAGCAGTCAATTTCCGAATTTGGATTCTTTCacaacataattttttttaaggataaaaatatactaaatgaacaaaaagGATATTTAGTTAGAactaaaaatgtaaatgaaAACGAAGGGGGGGCTATATGTGGTATATCATCCCTGGACTCTGTTTTCTtagtataa
- a CDS encoding CDK-activating kinase assembly factor, putative, translating into MDEYKCSLCLDDIYINTEKKLFLFDICKHKICGECLENHLNKHNKEHCPRCKIAITKKNVVPFDIEERIYSNQKNIRSKLTEIFNKKRHNFQNTPLYNNYLEKIEDIIFMLTNECDEKKRKIIEAYIKKYEKENIKLIEENNSLIYENEKKKIHGIVKEEGNLYEIIKQRPIVNKLNNETYVHSLVKENPKLFTEVKVTSISESQPQPLNPAIRNDTDIPVRRFTSEEEIKQSDYSGGYDISIVFKRCDQEFNSTIYLNI; encoded by the coding sequence ATGGATGAATATAAGTGTTCCTTATGTTTAGatgacatatatataaatactgAAAAgaaactatttttatttgacatatgtaaacataaaatatgtggAGAATGTTTGGAAAATCATTTGAATAAGCACAATAAGGAGCATTGTCCACGTTGTAAAATTgcaataacaaaaaaaaatgtagttCCATTTGATATAGAAGAAAGAATATATTCaaaccaaaaaaatataagaagTAAATTAActgaaatatttaataaaaaaagacataattttcaaaatacccccttatataataattatttagaaAAGATTGaagatataatttttatgctAACAAATGAAtgtgatgaaaaaaaacggAAAATTATCGAagcatatattaaaaaatatgaaaaggaaaatataaaattaatagaagaaaataattctcttatatatgaaaatgaaaaaaaaaaaattcatggAATTGTTAAGGAAGAAGGAAACctatatgaaataattaaacaaagacctattgtaaataaattaaataatgaaacatATGTCCATTCATTAGTTAAAGAAAACCCTAAATTATTTACTGAAGTTAAAGTAACTAGTATTTCTGAGTCACAGCCACAACCATTAAATCCTGCTATCAGGAATGATACGGATATACCTGTACGTAGATTTACTTCAGAAGAGGAAATTAAACAATCTGACTATTCAGGAGGATATGATATTTCTATTGTTTTTAAGAGATGTGATCAGGAATTTAATTCTACCATATATCTCAATATATAG